The following coding sequences are from one Collimonas arenae window:
- a CDS encoding ABC transporter ATP-binding protein, whose amino-acid sequence MSMQNTATLVVNNLQTQFTTRAGLVKAVDQVSFSINRGEIMGLVGESGSGKSMTGYSIMGLIDTPGKIVGGEILLHGSDLRGLPAEAMRKIRGNRIAMIFQDPMMTLNPVLRIDTQMVEAVRAHQDVSRMVAHEMAREALVRVGIPAPDERLEAYPHQFSGGMRQRVAIAIALLNKPDLIICDEPTTALDVTIQGQILYEMQKLCRESGTALIWITHDLSVVAGLADTVSVMYAGRIVESGTVQQVLEQPRHPYTHGLIASAPSRNPRGQPLQQIPGMTPSLLNLPQGCAFRTRCTYASAECEHTPELRAVEQRMLRCYHPLHARVTEAVQ is encoded by the coding sequence ATGAGCATGCAAAACACAGCGACGCTGGTCGTCAATAATCTGCAGACCCAATTCACCACCCGAGCGGGACTGGTGAAGGCGGTCGACCAGGTATCGTTTTCGATCAATCGCGGCGAAATCATGGGATTGGTCGGCGAATCCGGCTCGGGAAAATCGATGACCGGTTATTCGATCATGGGCTTGATCGATACGCCTGGAAAAATCGTCGGTGGTGAAATCCTGCTGCACGGCAGCGATTTGCGCGGCCTGCCTGCGGAAGCGATGCGCAAGATTCGTGGTAACCGGATCGCGATGATTTTCCAGGATCCGATGATGACCCTGAACCCGGTCTTGCGCATCGATACGCAAATGGTGGAAGCGGTGCGGGCGCATCAGGATGTCAGCCGGATGGTGGCGCACGAAATGGCGCGCGAAGCGCTAGTGCGGGTTGGCATTCCGGCGCCCGACGAGCGGTTGGAGGCATACCCGCACCAATTTTCCGGCGGCATGCGGCAACGCGTAGCAATTGCGATTGCTTTGCTGAACAAGCCGGACCTGATCATCTGCGATGAACCGACCACCGCACTGGATGTGACGATACAAGGACAGATTTTGTATGAAATGCAGAAGCTGTGCCGCGAGTCCGGTACGGCGCTGATCTGGATCACGCATGATTTGTCGGTGGTGGCCGGATTGGCCGATACGGTTTCGGTGATGTATGCCGGCCGTATCGTTGAAAGCGGCACGGTGCAACAGGTGCTGGAGCAGCCGCGCCATCCGTACACACATGGTTTGATCGCCTCGGCACCTTCGCGCAATCCGCGTGGCCAGCCATTGCAGCAGATTCCCGGCATGACACCATCGCTACTGAATTTGCCGCAGGGCTGTGCGTTCCGCACGCGCTGCACTTATGCCAGCGCCGAGTGCGAACACACGCCTGAACTGCGCGCGGTGGAGCAACGCATGTTGCGTTGCTATCATCCCTTGCACGCGCGCGTGACGGAGGCGGTGCAATGA
- a CDS encoding ABC transporter permease: MELTQAFNHAETPWKRFVGNFFDSKIATVGFILLVLIVLAAIFAPVISPQNPYDLAKLDVMDSRLEPGKTSIDGSMTYLLGTDDQGRDMLSAILYGIRISVMVGVVSTVIALSLGLTLGLLAGYAGGRTEAFIMRVADIQLSFPPILIALILLALTGRGVDKIIIALVAVQWAYYARTTRSAALVERKKEYIEAATALGLSPLRIMFRHLLPNCLPPLIVIAALQVASAISLEATLSFLGLGLPITEPSLGLLIANGFQYLLSGKYWISVFPGIALLVTVVTINLVADQLRDVLNPRLQTQ; encoded by the coding sequence ATGGAATTGACGCAAGCATTCAATCATGCAGAGACGCCATGGAAGCGTTTCGTAGGGAATTTTTTTGATAGCAAGATCGCGACTGTCGGTTTCATCTTGCTGGTGTTGATTGTGCTGGCGGCGATCTTTGCACCGGTCATCTCACCGCAGAATCCGTATGACCTTGCCAAGCTTGACGTGATGGATTCGCGGCTGGAGCCGGGCAAGACGTCGATTGATGGCAGCATGACCTATCTGCTCGGTACCGACGATCAGGGCCGCGACATGCTGTCGGCGATCTTGTACGGGATCCGCATCTCGGTGATGGTCGGCGTGGTCAGTACCGTCATTGCGCTGTCGCTCGGCCTGACCTTGGGATTATTGGCGGGCTATGCCGGCGGCCGTACTGAAGCATTCATCATGCGCGTGGCGGATATCCAGCTGTCGTTTCCGCCGATCCTGATTGCCTTGATTTTATTGGCGCTGACCGGGCGCGGGGTCGACAAGATCATTATCGCCCTGGTGGCTGTGCAGTGGGCGTATTACGCACGCACCACGCGCAGCGCTGCGCTGGTGGAGCGTAAGAAGGAATATATCGAAGCCGCTACAGCGCTGGGCTTGTCGCCGTTGCGCATCATGTTCCGCCATCTGCTGCCGAACTGCCTGCCGCCGTTGATCGTGATCGCCGCACTGCAGGTAGCGTCAGCGATTTCTCTGGAGGCGACCTTGTCGTTTCTCGGCCTCGGCCTACCGATTACCGAACCTTCGCTTGGTTTGCTGATTGCCAATGGGTTTCAATATCTGCTGTCGGGAAAATACTGGATCAGCGTGTTCCCTGGCATCGCCTTGTTGGTGACGGTAGTGACTATCAACCTGGTCGCGGACCAGCTGCGCGATGTTCTCAACCCGCGTTTGCAAACGCAGTAG
- a CDS encoding ABC transporter permease: MLAFIIRRLLQSVAVLLVMSLLVFIGVYAIGNPVDVLISPDADQIERAKVIVAFGLDKPLWLQYFIFLKNAVTGDMGRSFAYSTPALALILERMPATLELSSAAILLSIVLGLPLGLIAGLRPNGVIGKSIMAVSILGFSLPTFWVGLMLIMVFAVQLGWLPTSGRGETALLFGVPVSFLNWDGLKHLLMPAFNLALFNIALVIRLTRSGAQEALMQDYVKFARAKGLRNSRIIGVHVLKNILIPIVTVIALQFGSIIAFSIVTETVFAWPGMGKLIIDSIRVLDRPVIVAYLLLIVTIFILINLVVDLLYSVLDPRVRLAESKG, from the coding sequence ATGCTGGCTTTTATTATTCGCCGCCTGTTGCAAAGTGTTGCCGTGCTGCTTGTCATGTCGCTGCTGGTATTCATTGGGGTGTATGCGATCGGCAATCCTGTCGACGTGCTGATCAGCCCCGATGCGGACCAGATCGAGCGCGCCAAAGTGATCGTTGCGTTCGGTCTCGACAAGCCGCTGTGGCTGCAGTATTTCATTTTTCTGAAGAACGCGGTGACGGGCGACATGGGGCGTTCGTTTGCCTATTCGACACCAGCGCTGGCGCTGATTCTCGAGCGTATGCCGGCCACACTGGAATTGTCGTCGGCGGCGATTCTGCTATCTATCGTGCTGGGATTGCCACTTGGCCTGATCGCCGGCCTGCGGCCCAACGGCGTGATCGGCAAGAGCATCATGGCGGTATCGATTCTCGGTTTTTCGCTGCCGACCTTCTGGGTTGGACTGATGCTGATCATGGTGTTTGCGGTGCAACTCGGCTGGCTGCCGACCAGCGGCCGCGGCGAGACCGCATTGCTATTCGGCGTACCGGTCAGCTTCCTCAACTGGGACGGCTTGAAGCATTTGCTGATGCCGGCATTCAACCTGGCCTTGTTCAACATCGCCCTGGTGATTCGCCTGACCCGTTCCGGCGCACAAGAGGCGCTGATGCAAGACTATGTCAAATTCGCCCGCGCCAAGGGCCTGCGCAATAGCCGGATTATCGGTGTCCACGTGCTGAAAAATATTCTGATTCCGATCGTCACTGTGATTGCGCTGCAATTCGGTTCGATCATCGCTTTCTCGATCGTCACCGAAACGGTATTTGCGTGGCCTGGCATGGGCAAGTTGATCATCGATTCGATCCGTGTGCTGGACCGGCCGGTGATTGTTGCCTATCTGCTGTTGATCGTCACCATTTTCATATTGATCAATCTTGTGGTCGACTTGTTGTATTCAGTGCTTGATCCACGCGTACGTCTGGCAGAAAGCAAAGGCTGA
- a CDS encoding ABC transporter substrate-binding protein — protein MGLRVLQMVFCLALFAPILTPATAQEFKLAMSSPPTSMDPHFYNLFPNINVSDHIFEQMVAMDADSHIIPKLAESWKLVNNLTWEFKLRKGVKFHDGSEMTAEDVAWSLDRPATIVGSPGKFDTYTKAIINKKIIDPYTIQLTTKEPYPLLLADLTSIYIVSKKATQGISSDDFASGKGMLGTGPFKFVKFQRDDRVELERNNDYWGKKPAWSKVTLRFIPNDATRLAALLAGDVQAIENVPTPDLAKVRADKNLSFYSKVSHRVIYLYPDTRREKSPFVTDKDGKPLDKNPLMDVRVRRALSIAINRDAIRDRVMEGLSEPTVNLVPAALFGHNPSLKPPKYDPEAAKKLLADAGYPNGFGLTLHTPNNRYINDEKIAQTIAQMWSRIGVATKVEGAPMSVYAARGAKGEYSIGLLGWGAQTGEVSSPLRAMVACDNPAKGMGAVNWLKYCNQNMDTVLAKALTTVDDKERSNLLQQATAIVIDDGGVIPIHQQVTTWATKKGIVYIPRTDERTHAYGFYPQ, from the coding sequence ATGGGATTGCGTGTATTACAGATGGTTTTCTGCCTGGCGTTGTTTGCGCCAATCCTGACGCCCGCTACGGCGCAGGAATTCAAACTGGCGATGAGTTCTCCGCCAACGTCGATGGATCCTCACTTCTACAATCTCTTTCCAAATATCAACGTTTCTGACCATATTTTCGAGCAGATGGTCGCGATGGATGCGGACAGCCACATCATCCCCAAGCTGGCGGAATCGTGGAAACTGGTGAACAACCTGACATGGGAATTCAAGCTGCGTAAAGGTGTCAAGTTCCACGACGGTAGCGAGATGACGGCGGAAGACGTGGCATGGTCGCTGGACCGGCCTGCGACGATAGTTGGCAGTCCTGGCAAATTCGACACCTATACCAAGGCGATCATTAACAAGAAAATCATCGATCCCTACACTATACAGCTGACCACCAAGGAACCATATCCATTGCTGCTGGCAGATCTGACATCAATTTATATCGTTTCCAAAAAAGCTACGCAGGGCATCAGCAGCGACGATTTCGCCAGCGGCAAGGGCATGCTCGGCACCGGGCCGTTCAAATTCGTCAAGTTCCAGCGCGATGACCGTGTCGAGCTGGAGCGTAATAATGACTACTGGGGCAAGAAGCCGGCCTGGAGCAAAGTCACGTTGCGCTTCATCCCCAACGATGCGACCCGCCTGGCGGCGTTGCTGGCCGGCGATGTGCAGGCAATCGAAAACGTGCCAACGCCGGATCTGGCTAAAGTCCGGGCCGACAAGAACCTGAGTTTTTATTCGAAGGTATCGCACCGTGTCATCTACCTGTATCCCGACACGCGCCGGGAAAAATCGCCATTCGTCACCGACAAAGACGGGAAGCCACTCGATAAGAATCCGCTGATGGATGTCCGGGTGCGTCGTGCGCTGTCAATCGCCATCAACCGCGATGCGATCCGCGACCGTGTCATGGAAGGCTTGTCGGAACCCACCGTCAACCTGGTGCCGGCGGCGCTGTTCGGCCATAACCCGAGTCTCAAGCCGCCCAAGTACGATCCTGAAGCGGCGAAGAAATTGTTGGCCGACGCCGGTTATCCGAATGGCTTCGGCTTGACCCTCCATACGCCGAACAATCGCTATATCAACGACGAAAAGATTGCGCAGACGATTGCCCAGATGTGGTCGCGCATTGGCGTCGCCACCAAGGTTGAGGGGGCGCCGATGTCGGTGTATGCGGCACGCGGTGCCAAGGGCGAATACTCGATTGGTCTGTTGGGCTGGGGCGCGCAGACCGGTGAAGTGTCGTCGCCATTGCGGGCGATGGTGGCTTGCGATAATCCGGCAAAAGGGATGGGCGCGGTAAATTGGCTGAAGTATTGCAACCAGAACATGGATACGGTGCTGGCCAAGGCATTGACAACGGTCGACGACAAGGAGCGTTCGAATTTGCTGCAACAGGCCACAGCAATCGTCATTGATGATGGCGGCGTGATTCCGATTCACCAGCAAGTGACCACGTGGGCTACAAAAAAAGGTATCGTATATATCCCGCGTACCGATGAGCGTACCCACGCTTACGGTTTCTATCCGCAATAA
- a CDS encoding M20 aminoacylase family protein: MNLIDPIIGFQAELQAIRRDLHAHPELSYEEQRTSDVVARKLTEWQIPILRGLGVTGVVGIVKNGSSDRAIGLRADMDALPMQELNTFAHASQHQGKMHACGHDGHTAMLLGAAHHLAQHRNFDGTVYLIFQPAEEGGRGAQRMIDDGLFEKCPMEAVFGMHNWPGAAAGSFGVKPGPMMASSNEFEVIVKGKGSHAAQPHKSIDPVMVAVQIAQSWQTIVSRNINPNDPAVLSVTQIHSGSATNVIPDEATLIGTVRTFSVAVLDTIETRMRDIAQNTAAAFDAEVDFRFHRNYPPLVNHAKETAFAVEVLQAMVGADNVNAQVEPTMGAEDFAFMLENKPGCYVFIGNGDGDHRAGGHGLGPCNLHNGSYDFNDDLLPIGASYWVNLAEAYLKNK; encoded by the coding sequence ATGAATTTGATCGATCCCATCATCGGCTTCCAGGCCGAGTTACAAGCCATCCGACGCGATCTGCATGCACATCCCGAACTCAGCTACGAAGAACAGCGGACTTCCGACGTCGTCGCGCGCAAACTCACAGAATGGCAGATCCCTATCCTGCGCGGCCTAGGCGTCACCGGCGTGGTCGGCATTGTGAAAAACGGCAGCAGCGACCGCGCCATTGGCTTGCGCGCCGACATGGATGCATTGCCGATGCAAGAATTGAATACTTTTGCCCACGCCTCCCAACATCAGGGCAAGATGCACGCTTGTGGGCACGACGGCCACACCGCCATGCTGCTTGGTGCGGCGCATCACCTGGCCCAACACCGCAATTTCGACGGTACCGTGTACCTGATTTTCCAGCCGGCGGAAGAAGGCGGCCGCGGCGCCCAGCGCATGATCGACGATGGCCTGTTCGAGAAATGCCCGATGGAAGCGGTGTTCGGCATGCATAACTGGCCTGGTGCGGCCGCCGGTAGTTTCGGCGTGAAGCCGGGTCCGATGATGGCCTCCAGCAACGAGTTCGAAGTGATCGTCAAAGGCAAGGGCTCGCATGCGGCGCAGCCGCACAAGAGTATCGATCCTGTCATGGTTGCGGTGCAGATCGCGCAAAGCTGGCAGACTATCGTGTCGCGCAATATCAATCCGAACGATCCAGCGGTCTTGTCCGTGACACAGATCCACAGCGGCAGCGCCACCAACGTGATCCCGGATGAAGCAACCTTGATCGGCACCGTGCGCACATTCTCGGTCGCGGTCCTCGACACCATCGAAACGCGCATGCGCGACATTGCGCAGAACACCGCCGCCGCTTTCGACGCCGAGGTGGATTTCCGCTTCCATCGCAATTATCCACCGCTGGTCAATCACGCCAAGGAGACGGCATTTGCGGTCGAAGTGCTGCAGGCCATGGTGGGCGCCGACAACGTCAATGCGCAAGTCGAGCCGACCATGGGCGCCGAAGATTTCGCCTTCATGCTGGAAAACAAGCCAGGTTGCTATGTATTTATTGGCAATGGCGACGGCGATCATCGCGCCGGCGGTCACGGCTTGGGACCATGCAACCTGCATAACGGCAGCTATGACTTCAACGACGACTTGCTGCCGATCGGCGCGAGTTATTGGGTTAATCTTGCCGAAGCCTACCTGAAGAACAAATGA
- a CDS encoding SMP-30/gluconolactonase/LRE family protein, whose product MTPIEVAYDIPMQLGECPLWHPEESALYWVDISAMQVHRLRPADGSHNMWQLDAEPGCIGRSADGGLIVAMRSGLAHLDTISGKLTSIADAPYDTTTTRFNDGRCDAAGRFWSGTIYEPRDHAGAQLYAVEHGVVRAAGNPVTVSNGLGFSGDNRTLYHSDTTAHRISSYDFDLASGKIGNGRVLKQFAMDKSAADYGGRPDGAAVDSEDAYWCAMYEGGRLLRLSPNGEVLQEVALPVRCPTMMAFGGDDLRTLYITSVREKRSAAELEKFPLSGCVLSLRVDVPGRIEPAYLP is encoded by the coding sequence ATGACACCAATTGAAGTCGCATACGATATTCCCATGCAGCTAGGCGAATGCCCTCTCTGGCATCCTGAAGAATCCGCACTGTATTGGGTCGACATCTCAGCCATGCAAGTGCATCGGCTGCGCCCCGCCGACGGTAGTCACAACATGTGGCAACTAGACGCCGAACCAGGATGTATCGGCCGCAGCGCCGACGGCGGCCTGATCGTCGCCATGCGTAGCGGCTTGGCGCACCTGGACACGATAAGCGGCAAACTGACCAGCATCGCCGACGCGCCGTACGACACCACAACCACCCGTTTCAACGACGGCCGCTGCGACGCCGCCGGCCGATTCTGGTCCGGCACCATCTACGAACCGCGCGATCACGCCGGCGCCCAACTGTATGCGGTCGAGCATGGTGTCGTGCGCGCTGCTGGCAATCCCGTCACGGTATCAAACGGCCTTGGCTTCAGCGGCGACAATCGCACGCTCTACCATAGCGACACCACCGCCCATCGCATCAGCAGCTACGATTTTGATTTGGCCAGCGGGAAAATCGGCAATGGCCGCGTACTAAAGCAATTTGCGATGGACAAGAGCGCCGCCGATTACGGCGGGCGACCTGACGGCGCGGCGGTCGACAGCGAAGATGCGTACTGGTGCGCGATGTACGAAGGCGGCCGGTTGCTGCGCCTGTCCCCTAACGGTGAAGTGTTGCAGGAAGTCGCTCTTCCCGTGCGCTGTCCAACCATGATGGCATTTGGCGGTGACGATTTGCGCACCTTGTACATCACCAGCGTGCGTGAAAAAAGAAGCGCCGCCGAGCTTGAGAAATTCCCCTTGTCGGGCTGCGTGCTGTCATTGCGGGTCGACGTTCCCGGCAGAATCGAACCGGCTTACCTGCCGTGA
- a CDS encoding acyloxyacyl hydrolase, whose protein sequence is MQKKQTGLKILAATCLLAGVHSTSFAVDSASFELGTGNKSQLARVAAQWNWNSPLWQGSSTQLGGYWDLSLAEFRQNQYQNIPGQSKNLTDIGFTPVFRFQSNDKKGLYGEAGIGVHLMSSLYDNNSRRFSTAFEFGDHIGTGYVFNNGLDVGLKLQHFSNGGIKKPNSGANFAVLRVAYPF, encoded by the coding sequence ATGCAAAAAAAACAAACCGGACTCAAAATCCTAGCCGCTACCTGCCTGTTGGCTGGCGTGCACTCAACCAGCTTCGCCGTTGACTCCGCGTCTTTCGAACTCGGTACCGGCAACAAGAGCCAGCTGGCCAGAGTTGCCGCCCAATGGAACTGGAATTCGCCACTGTGGCAAGGTAGCAGCACACAACTCGGCGGCTACTGGGATTTGAGCCTGGCGGAATTCCGTCAAAACCAATATCAGAATATTCCTGGCCAGTCGAAAAACCTGACCGATATCGGCTTCACGCCAGTCTTCCGCTTCCAAAGCAACGATAAAAAGGGCCTGTACGGCGAAGCCGGTATCGGCGTGCATCTGATGTCCAGCCTGTATGACAACAATAGCCGCCGCTTTTCCACCGCTTTTGAGTTTGGCGACCATATCGGTACCGGCTATGTATTCAACAACGGTCTTGATGTCGGCCTCAAGTTGCAACATTTCTCCAACGGAGGCATCAAGAAGCCGAATAGCGGTGCAAACTTCGCCGTGTTGCGGGTAGCTTATCCATTCTAA